The Montipora foliosa isolate CH-2021 chromosome 6, ASM3666993v2, whole genome shotgun sequence genome includes the window CTGAACTGCATCTCTCTCCTCCCTGATATTCCACAACCAGTTGGAAATGGTTTCTCTTGTTGTATTTCCATCAGTAGCTTGGGTATTGCTATCTCTAATGAGATTTAGCTCCCCAACCTGAAGCCTCCATCTAGGATTACAAGGATCATTTCTTTGGATGCATAGGTTGTGGAGAGCAATGCAGGCCATAATGACAAGGGGAATATTTTCCAGATGACACTCAGTTTTTTTGTACAGAATTCTCCATCTCCCTTTTAACATCCCATATGCATGTTCTGAAACTACTCTTGCCGAGCAAAGTCTAACATTGAAATTGCGCTCTCTGGGTACTCTTGTGCCCTCTTTATAAGGCTTCAAGAGCCACGAGTGACTGGGGAATGCTGAGTTCCCTACAGTGGTGAATGGAATTTCACCATGAGGGTGAAGATTTTTGGACATGATGGGAAGCACACTACCGTCTTCAATCTCGGAATAAATACTGCAGCTTCTCAATAGCCGTGAGTCATGTGTAGATCCTGGAGCACCTACACCAGCCCACATAAAGCGCTTGTTGTGGCCAATAAAACCCATGTTTGTGACAGAATATCTCTTCTTGTAACTATAAAAATTCTTAAGTTTAGTGCTAATGTACACATGGAATCCATCCCATGCCCCGACACAGGGGAACTCCCAATTCTCAAGAAAGCTCTTCAGCTCATTACTCCATTCttccagatttcgtggcagGTAAACAACTCTATCATACAAACACCTTACAATGGCTTTGCAAACATCTTGGAAAATTACATGAGCTGTTGATTCGGCAACACCAAATAGATCACCAACAGTTAGAAACGTACAGCCATGTGCCAAACGGTATAAACATATAGCTAACTGAGCTGCAGGAGTAGTGGGATTGGGTTTCATACGAGTGGGCTCCTTGATAATCATATCTCCGATCTCCCCCAGGATAAACTCAAATGTTTCTCGAGACACCCTCAACCTTTTTTTTGAAGGAATCTTCGTCCCAGTTTTGGTAGCCGTCGGCCCACCAATTGCCGTTTCTTAGCTCATCTGCACCTCGCGAGTTCCTATTCCCTTTGCTAACCACGATTGCTGACAGAGCAGCAGCTTGTGCGGCTTCAGTTTCGAATTCCATCTCTCTTAAACAACGTTTTTTTGCCATATCCTCATTCCTTTTAAATTCGCAAAAAGTGACCTCTTCTGCTTCCTTCCGTTTTCGTGACAACAATTTTACGAGCTCCAAAGCGGCCGCCATCTTTAAAGTTCGCGCCAAAACAAGCGTTGTACCCAGGCTTTTTTTATTTGTTCGGGCGTAGGGTCCACTATTTCCTCGTCTcctagttcgtcccgtctttacactagtcGAATAAACTGAGAGACGcatagttcgtccagacggattatgcgtctctagtataaaaacggccaatcaGTGTATTTACACAACTATCGCTCGTGTCAAAGTTCATTTGCATAACCCTTGCACTCGGTGAAAATATGTCTTCTGCCGTTCAGGTTCGTTTGTTGACCTTCTGAGTGGTGACAAAAAGCTTCCTTTAGTAAATGGATAAGCTGGAGATCCAGTTTTGAGGTGCAGGTTGCGTTAAAGTTGATCAATTCTCAAGACTTGCGAGATActccaaaagtaaataatggctgtgaatctgaaagacgttctctggttaaaaattggttaaaaattataagctttcggctatctatctatagcctttaacgaatgaaatataAAAAGCACGAATtaaaatatatacgaaaaggggtgtAAAAATTCGATGTGGGTGAgaactaaaatatgaataagaatgatctagaaaaaattacaataaaatagagtattgtCTCGGTAACGGTTTAGAATTATTGTCCGCGTTAACAGTTTTAGCGGTATGCCAGGATTCCAAGGTTTTTCTAACACGGTAGTTGCCTTTGTCAATCACGCATGCAttattaaagtcaatagagtggtCATTCTTCCATGCATGGCTGGCAATGTTTGACCCTTTCGCGAAATTTTTTAGGTttctttgatgttcttttttccGCGTTAAAAAGGATCTTCcagtttcgccaatgtaactCCACGGACAGTCCGAGCacggaattttgtaaacaacattgcattgttGGTCCAAGGGCTGTCTTGTTTTTGGGGATGGGAATTCTTGCTGAAGGGTTTTAAGTGGTTTGGTGACGACTCGAATTTGATGTTTGCGTAACAATCTCATGAGGGGCTCTGTCAAGCCGCTAATATATGGAAGGCACGCAaatagccgaaagcttataatttttaaccaatttttaaccagagaacgtctttCAGATTCACAACATGTCTCATCCTGGTTACGGTGCAATTTTTAAATAATGGCTGTCACTAATTAACCGTTGCCGTCGTCCTGACAAGCTCCTTTGGTACATTCTCCCACAGATCGACGGAACGCTAGGAGAAGATGAAAGTAGTAAGTTTTCATTTACCGTTTTTATGACTACTGAATCCTGTATTATTACTACTAGCCTAATGACTACTAAGGAACTTGagcgtaaagacaacaacaacgaacACTTGCCGGTTATCTCTGAGAGGTGAGTTCGTAAAGTGCACCTGAGAACACGACAGTTTATCAGGCGTTCGTttttttacagaaaacccaATGGTCGAACCatgaataaaatgaagaaaatcaaaagatAGGGCCAAGAAACTCAGCAGATGCTGAGAGAGCGATTTCTGGCTTTGTTGATTATAGGACTAGTACCCTaccgtttttttttctccagcagGACCCAGCACTGTTGGCCATAAAACTAGTTTGTCTTTGATTTCTCAGCCTGGCGAAACAAATAGTTTAGTGATGGGACATGCCGTCTTACCTTGCTCGAAGGAGGGTGCCTGGGGGTACTCCCcgtatgggctatataggtacggGCAGCCCCAAGGGTAAGGCTTTCAGCCGTtcggtcataaatagtgtaTAATTATCAACTTCTTTAAGGAGTAGGGCCCCTTGTTTTCTGAGGATCAGCTAAAAACTATGGGATTCAATGAGTCACGATGCCAAGGACACGtgccatcattttgaaattt containing:
- the LOC138005092 gene encoding uncharacterized protein, with the translated sequence MIIKEPTRMKPNPTTPAAQLAICLYRLAHGCTFLTVGDLFGVAESTAHVIFQDVCKAIVRCLYDRVVYLPRNLEEWSNELKSFLENWEFPCVGAWDGFHVYISTKLKNFYSYKKRYSVTNMGFIGHNKRFMWAGVGAPGSTHDSRLLRSCSIYSEIEDGSVLPIMSKNLHPHGEIPFTTVGNSAFPSHSWLLKPYKEGTRVPRERNFNVRLCSARVVSEHAYGMLKGRWRILYKKTECHLENIPLVIMACIALHNLCIQRNDPCNPRWRLQVGELNLIRDSNTQATDGNTTRETISNWLWNIREERDAVQ